A single window of Methanobacteriaceae archaeon DNA harbors:
- a CDS encoding right-handed parallel beta-helix repeat-containing protein produces MNKQCLSIIMLFSFFVLISISGTVSAANLTVNPGGSIQAAVNNASSGDIITVNDNNGSAYTYTENVIINKKVSLQSKNGSNVTVQAANPTNPVFTINSGGSGTCISGFTIKNAANSTGILLNSVTNCTVHNNTIYGNNYGINIFDSSFNNITQNIVKQNNYGLYLTTQCISLEDFCGDEIEWYEEEDYYCFYEYSGIHSDSQGNLIKGNSFNMNTYGLYLKSDECWSDLSEYDNHVLENNIAGNNYGIFAEGVYVWSSEVAQVHFNRIENNILFGIYLNEIGVNATNNWWGSSNSPTISSNNNSDIRPYEDPCYYYSPWLVLGLNANPTNISGRESIITADLTHNSNGNDTSSQGHIPDGIPINFTTNLGTITSPIYTRNGKANSTFNRGLIPSGTATITATLDNQSVQASVIIIADTTQPVVTASLAGGIYNTTKSVTLTASDNLDPNPVIFYSSNNGTTWNSQTNTVTLNLTQGITNLKFYARDASNNTCLNQTITYTIDTTAPTVNANPTGNFYNTPQNVVLSATDNIDHNPVIYYTRDDSTPTTLSTIYTGPININTDTILKFIAVDDAGNQAAVQIQNYIFNFLIMNNNTVKTYSSIQAALDDPMTLNGHVIIVNNGTYIENIILNKNITIMSIQNGNVTLQALNSSKPIFTINSLGSGSTIQGFIITGANDSSAIYINSANNCIINNNELTNNKNGIYLHKSKYNIITGNKLNNHSNIGIYIYPNSDNNNINNNILAFFPYGIYIRNSFNNSITGNTLYNSTTYAIYLNNATNTLTKQNNLTNNNYSIVLSKAQNNTITENSVSKTTNYGIYLDSSSINTLNQNTINTSSSRGIYLTTNSNNNYIQNNILTLNPYGIYLLNSINNILTANIINNSTSYAIYISNATSTTTNQNNLTNNNRGIYLTNTQNNTITGNNLINNTKTGIYLNNSTNNILTDNTAKNSQYGLYIYTNSNNNQLQNNVLTSNQYGIYLYITENNIIKGNNV; encoded by the coding sequence ATGAATAAACAATGTTTAAGTATTATAATGCTATTTTCGTTTTTTGTTTTAATTTCCATTAGTGGAACTGTTTCAGCTGCAAATTTAACTGTGAATCCTGGTGGAAGTATTCAGGCAGCAGTTAATAACGCATCTTCAGGAGATATCATAACGGTCAATGATAATAATGGCTCTGCTTATACCTACACTGAAAACGTAATCATTAATAAAAAGGTATCATTGCAAAGCAAAAATGGTTCCAATGTAACAGTGCAAGCTGCTAATCCAACAAATCCTGTTTTCACCATTAATTCTGGAGGTAGTGGAACTTGTATTAGCGGTTTTACAATAAAAAACGCTGCTAACAGTACTGGAATTCTTCTAAACTCCGTTACGAACTGCACAGTTCACAATAACACCATTTACGGTAACAATTACGGCATCAATATCTTCGATTCATCCTTCAACAACATAACCCAAAACATTGTCAAACAAAATAATTACGGTCTTTATCTTACAACACAATGCATATCACTAGAAGATTTCTGTGGAGATGAAATTGAGTGGTATGAAGAAGAAGATTATTACTGTTTTTATGAGTATTCCGGCATTCACTCAGACTCCCAAGGAAATTTAATCAAAGGAAACTCTTTTAACATGAATACATATGGTTTGTACTTAAAAAGTGATGAATGTTGGAGTGATTTGAGTGAATACGACAACCATGTCCTTGAAAATAATATAGCTGGAAATAACTATGGAATATTTGCAGAGGGTGTGTATGTCTGGTCAAGTGAAGTTGCCCAAGTCCATTTCAACCGTATAGAAAATAACATCCTTTTTGGTATCTATCTAAATGAAATAGGTGTAAATGCAACAAATAACTGGTGGGGATCATCAAATAGTCCCACAATCTCATCCAACAATAACAGTGATATACGCCCATACGAAGACCCCTGCTACTACTATTCTCCATGGTTAGTTTTAGGTTTAAACGCCAACCCAACTAACATTTCAGGCAGAGAATCCATTATAACTGCAGATTTAACCCACAATAGCAACGGTAATGACACATCCTCACAAGGACACATCCCAGATGGAATCCCAATCAATTTCACTACCAACCTAGGCACAATAACCAGCCCCATATACACCCGGAACGGAAAGGCTAACTCTACATTTAATAGGGGTTTAATTCCGTCAGGAACAGCAACTATCACTGCTACACTAGATAATCAAAGTGTGCAGGCCAGTGTCATTATAATTGCCGACACAACACAACCAGTGGTCACAGCAAGTCTTGCGGGAGGAATTTATAATACAACAAAATCCGTGACTTTAACAGCTTCGGATAATCTTGATCCAAATCCTGTGATATTTTATAGCTCAAACAACGGCACCACATGGAACAGTCAGACAAATACTGTAACATTAAACCTTACACAAGGAATAACAAACCTAAAATTCTATGCACGTGATGCCTCAAACAACACTTGTTTAAACCAAACAATAACATATACCATCGATACAACAGCGCCCACAGTAAATGCAAATCCTACAGGTAATTTTTATAATACGCCCCAGAATGTTGTTTTATCTGCAACAGATAATATTGACCATAATCCGGTTATTTATTACACTAGAGATGACAGTACTCCTACAACATTAAGTACAATTTATACAGGACCTATTAACATAAACACTGATACTATTCTGAAGTTCATTGCTGTAGATGATGCTGGTAACCAGGCTGCAGTTCAAATTCAGAATTACATATTCAACTTCTTAATTATGAATAATAACACGGTGAAAACTTATTCAAGTATCCAAGCAGCGCTAGATGATCCAATGACCTTAAATGGTCATGTAATTATTGTAAATAATGGAACTTACATTGAAAATATCATACTTAATAAAAATATTACCATAATGTCCATTCAAAATGGTAATGTAACTTTGCAGGCTTTGAACTCTTCAAAACCTATTTTTACAATTAATTCATTAGGAAGCGGGTCAACCATACAAGGGTTTATAATAACTGGTGCGAATGATTCATCTGCCATCTACATCAATTCAGCAAATAACTGCATAATCAACAACAACGAATTAACTAATAATAAAAATGGAATCTACCTCCACAAAAGCAAATACAACATCATTACAGGTAACAAACTTAACAATCATAGCAACATCGGAATCTACATTTACCCTAATTCGGATAATAACAATATTAATAATAACATTTTAGCATTTTTCCCTTATGGAATTTACATTAGGAACTCGTTTAACAACTCCATCACGGGTAACACCCTATATAACAGTACTACTTATGCCATTTACCTCAATAATGCTACCAACACACTCACAAAACAAAACAACCTCACAAACAATAATTATTCCATAGTTCTTTCCAAAGCCCAAAATAATACCATAACAGAAAATTCAGTATCAAAAACCACAAATTACGGAATTTACCTCGATAGTAGCTCTATAAACACTTTAAACCAAAACACAATAAATACCAGTTCCAGTAGGGGAATATACCTTACAACCAACTCTAATAATAATTACATCCAAAACAACATTTTAACATTAAACCCATACGGAATCTACCTTTTAAACTCAATTAATAACATATTAACAGCAAATATAATAAATAACAGCACATCCTACGCCATATACATAAGCAACGCAACCAGCACTACAACCAACCAAAACAACCTCACAAACAATAACCGTGGAATATACTTAACAAACACTCAAAACAACACAATAACTGGTAACAACTTAATCAACAATACCAAAACTGGAATATATCTCAACAACAGCACAAACAACATTCTGACAGATAACACAGCAAAAAATAGCCAATATGGGCTATATATCTACACAAATTCAAACAACAATCAACTCCAGAACAATGTTTTAACATCAAATCAATATGGAATTTATCTTTATATCACTGAAAATAACATAATTAAAGGAAACAACGTCTAA